In Watersipora subatra unplaced genomic scaffold, tzWatSuba1.1 SCAFFOLD_49_1, whole genome shotgun sequence, one genomic interval encodes:
- the LOC137410133 gene encoding ATP-dependent DNA helicase pif1-like — protein MSFQHLRTVEGHVCASFHEACRRLGLLEDDAQWREALEEAATVQSPAQLRKLFAIMLSTCQLSHPLQLWQEFKEHLAEDILFHERQLLQDQQLQFTDRMFNIALIFIEDQVLEVTNNNLSVYELPRPVRVEQPVVCREILRETAYDREELRRHVETNEPLLLGEQRAAYNTVFEKIEQNSGGVVFLHAPGGTGKTFATNLILAKVRESGKIALAVASSGIAATLLPGGRTAHSALKLPLKLARTENPVCNIKKNNGTAQLLQRCVLIVWDECTMLHKLAFEALNLTLNDLRENNRLFGGVTLLLSGDFRQTLPVIQRGTPADEINACIKASFLWPSVVQLHLPRNMRAAILGDETSARFAAGLLRIGEGRLPVSAEDGLVSLDGYGTFVDSTKELQENVYPNLRQRFQNVDWLSERAILCPRNDAAAAINSQLLAQLPGNSKTFTSVDTSLTDDAAVEYPVEFLNALDLPGLPAHKLQLKIGTPIMLLRNLNPPKLSNGTRLIVAQMFSHVIQAKIISASGRGEYVFIPRIPIIPTDLPFEFKRIQFPIRVCFAMTINKSQGQSLKVAGIDLLSPCFSHGQLYVACSRVSDVSYHGTMDSSAFSNHNGMEFSTADRDNDVDSGNCGWGFERCHDSYLNGFYDSANGGGEIVWRSKFLHFTESVMRVNRD, from the exons ATGTCCTTTCAGCATTTAAGAACTGTTGAAGGTCATGTCTGTGCTTCTTTCCATGAAGCATGCAGGCGTTTGGGGCTATTGGAAGATGATGCACAGTGGAGGGAGGCCTTGGAAGAAGCTGCAACTGTACAGTCACCTGCCCAACTGCGCAAGTTGTTTGCTATTATGTTAAGCACCTGCCAGCTTTCTCACCCTCTTCAGCTGTGGCAAGAGTTTAAGGAACATTTGGCTGAAGACATCCTGTTTCATGAGCGACAACTGCTTCAGGATCAACAACTGCAGTTTACAGATAGAATGTTCAATATTGCTCTTATATTTATTGAGGACCAAGTGCTCGAGGTCACAAACAACAACCTCTCAGTTTATGAACTTCCCAGGCCTGTTAGAGTGGagcaacctgttgtttgcagagAAATATTACGCGAAACAGCGTATGACCGTGAAGAGCTTCGTCGCCATGTTGAAACCAATGAACCGCTGCTGCTGGGAGAGCAAAGAGCTGCATATAACACAGTTTTTGAGAAAATTGAACAAAACAGTGGCGGTGTGGTGTTTCTTCACGCACCAGGTGGGACCGGCAAAACCTTCGCCACTAATCTTATATTGGCGAAAGTACGAGAGTCTGGAAAAATTGCTTTGGCTGTAGCTTCATCTGGTATTGCAGCTACCTTACTCCCTGGTGGCCGCACTGCGCATTCAGCACTAAAACTGCCTCTTAAATTGGCCAGAACTGAGAATCCTGTGTGCAATATCAAAAAGAACAACGGAACTGCCCAACTTCTGCAACGATGCGTTCTTATTGTATGGGATGAGTGCACAATGTTGCACAAGCTCGCATTTGAAGCTCTAAATCTTACACTAAATGACTTGCGTGAAAATAATAGACTTTTCGGTGGGGTAACTCTTTTACTTTCTGGAGATTTTCGCCAAACGTTGCCTGTCATACAAAGAGGCACACCCGCTGATGAGATAAATGCATGTATCAAAGCATCATTTTTGTGGCCGTCTGTTGTGCAGCTTCATTTGCCAAGAAACATGCGTGCCGCTATTCTTGGCGACGAAACAAGTGCACGTTTCGCTGCTGGACTGCTGCGTATTGGTGAAGGGCGTTTGCCAGTCAGTGCTGAGGATGGTTTGGTGTCACTTGATGGCTACGGCACTTTTGTGGATTCAACCAAAGAACTTCAGGAGAACGTTTACCCTAATCTGCGACAGAGGTTCCAAAATGTTGATTGGTTATCTGAGCGAGCTATTCTTTGCCCCCGGAATGATGCAGCTGCTGCCATAAACTCACAGCTTTTAGCCCAACTACCTGGCAATTCAAAAACCTTCACTTCTGTTGATACGTCGTTGACTGATGACGCTGCTGTAGAATATCCTGTGGAATTCTTAAACGCACTGGACTTGCCCGGACTTCCTGCTCATAAATTGCAGCTAAAGATAGGAACACCGATCATGCTTCTTCGCAACCTCAATCCTCCAAAGTTATCTAATGGCACTCGGCTAATTGTTGCGCAAATGTTTTCGCACGTAATTCAGGCCAAAATCATTTCAGCATCTGGTAGAGGAGAATACGTTTTTATTCCAAGGATCCCAATTATTCCAACCGATCTaccatttgaatttaaaaggaTTCAGTTCCCCATCAGAGTCTGCTTCGCTATGACCATCAACAAGTCGCAAGGTCAGTCCCTCAAAgtagctggtatcgacttactgtccccctgctttagccatggccagctgtacgttgcctgctcaaga GTAAGCGATGTCAGCTACCATGGAACTATGGATAGCTCCGCCTTCTCTAACCACAATGGAATGGAATTTAGCACAGCTGATCGGGATAATGATGTTGACTCTGGCAACT gTGGCTGGGGGTTTGAAAGATGCCATGATTCTTATCTGAATGGGTTCTATGATAGTGCCAATGGAGGGGGCGAGATTGTCTGGAGAAGCAAATTTCTCCATTTTACGGAATCTGTGATGAGAGTCAACAGAGATTGA
- the LOC137410134 gene encoding uncharacterized protein: MTARSAETAEQTQLCLQRNRIAAARTAETTEQTQVHREQAGIDAAAARSAETAEPTQQRLPRQDTLTTAAAWPPQPTRRRAWAENFALDYNPVTQYRAHQKFFMGRMSKKCSRCNALRWKDERPGICCNNGKVHLRPLSEDIPPVLTHLFQGANPDSEHFLGNIRKYNSCFQMTSFGDKTIDEPGFNPNFKVQGQVYHLIGSLLPIPGEQPQFLQIYFMGDQQAQAEHRRGIVEGVRLNVIRELQDDLHEQNKYVRDFKTARERLPENTDDLRIVIHADKHPVGEHERRFNAPVIDEVAIQIVGQQFERRDIVLQLRSNELQRISETHRAYDALQYPLIFWRGDDCYNFQLRQTDIRTGKPGTRKVSAMDFYASRLMVRDGSFNYIHRCRMLFLQFAVDMYAKIETERLSFIRHHQTRLRADDYIHLRDAVANANQRGNVVILPSSFTGGPRYMHERTQDAMTYVRHYGRPDLFITFTCNSKWDEISNELLPGQQSYDRHDVVARVFHLKLKQLMDYITTGAIFGAVRCHMYTIEWQKCGLPHAHILIWLCDRIRPEQVDCVISAEIPNRVEDPELFEIVTKHMVHGPCGQLNPGSPCMKDGTCTKKYPKALIKDTVTGIDGYPLYRRRSADDGGFTKQHTL, translated from the exons atga ctgctagaagtgcggaaactgcagagcaaacacagctatgcctacaacgaaacagaatagcagctgctagaacaGCAGAAACcactgaacaaacacaggtacatcgagagcaggccggaatagatgctgcagctgctagaagtgcagagactgctgagccgacgCAGCAGCGACTCCCACGGCAAGAtacactaactacagcagctgcttggCCGCCACAGCCTACCAGGCGCCGTgcatgggcagaaaacttcgcacttgactacaatcctgtaacacagtatagggcccatcagaaattttttatgggacgaatgtctaAAAAAtgttccagatgtaatgccttgcGTTGGAAAGACGAGAGGCCAGGCATTTGTTGCAACAATGGGAAAGTTCACCTACGACCACTCTCTGAGGATATTCCACCTGTATTGACTCACCTATTCCAAGGCGCAAATCCTGATTCTGAACATTTTTTGGGGAATATACGAAAATATAACAGCTGTTTTCAAATGACATCATTTGGAGATAAAACCATTGATGAGCCTGGTTTTAACCCAAATTTCAAGGTTCAGGGTCAAGTCTACCATTTGATTGGATCCTTGCTTCCGATACCGGGTGAGCAACCACAGTTCCTGCAAATCTATTTCATGGGTGACCAGCAGGCACAGGCAGAACATCGGCGTGGTATTGTTGAAGGAGTGCGATTAAACGTAATCCGTGAGCTGCAGGATGATCTACACgagcaaaataaatatgtgCGTGATTTCAAAACTGCTAGGGAGAGGCTGCCTGAAAACACGGATGACTTGCGAATTGTCATTCATGCTGACAAACACCCTGTTGGAGAGCATGAAAGAAGATTCAATGCTCCTGTCATAGATGAAGTTGCCATTCAAATAGTTGGACAGCAGTTTGAAAGGCGGGATATTGTTCTGCAGTTACGCAGCAATGAACTGCAGAGGATATCTGAGACGCACAGAGCATATGACGCCCTGCAGTATCCACTCATTTTCTGGCGAGGTGACGATTGCTACAACTTTCAGCTGCGACAGACTGACATTCGCACAGGAAAGCCAGGTACACGAAAGGTTTCTGCTATGGATTTTTATGCTAGCAGGCTGATGGTTCGTGATGGTAGTTTCAATTACATTCACAGGTGCCGAATGCTGTTTTTGCAGTTTGCAGTTGATATGTACGCTAAAATTGAAACTGAAAGACTTAGCTTTATCCGCCACCATCAGACACGGCTAAGAGCTGATGACTACATCCACCTGCGTGATGCAGTGGCCAATGCAAACCAACGAGGTAACGTGGTGATTTTACCTTCGTCTTTTACTGGCGGCCCGCGCTACATGCATGAGCGTACGCAGGATGCCATGACATATGTGCGACATTACGGCAGACCAGACCTCTTCATCACATTTACCTGCAACAGCAAATGGGATGAGATTTCCAATGAATTGCTGCCTGGTCAGCAAAGCTATGACCGACACGATGTGGTTGCAAGAGTGTTTCACCTAAAACTAAAGCAACTAATGGATTACATTACCACCGGTGCAATATTTGGCGCTGTGCGATGCCATATGTACACCATTGAATGGCAAAAATGTGGACTCCCTCATGCACACATTCTAATTTGGTTATGCGATCGCATCAGGCCAGAACAGGTTGATTGTGTCATTTCTGCAGAAATACCAAATCGAGTGGAAGACCCCGAGCTATTCGAAATTGTCACCAAGCACATGGTACATGGTCCATGTGGCCAGTTAAACCCCGGTTCACCCTGCATGAAAGACGGCACATGTACCAAGAAGTACCCTAAGGCTCTCATTAAAGACACAGTTACTGGCATAGATGGGTATCCATTGTATCGTCGTCGTTCCGCTGATGATGGAGGTTTCACCAAACAACACACATTGTGA